Proteins encoded within one genomic window of Phototrophicus methaneseepsis:
- a CDS encoding PKD domain-containing protein — MMAPRLSVFYVLVILVASQFGTTEVLSQSDLPTGPDWNVPETFLCPSGNDCSQYTWVDQDLTLYVISMKNNRLAVVPPDGSGARTYDVSDQLQPYPQGLQGGIAPLEDRILLYRLNPFGQGIDILQLDRNTGLLTELVLDDIMPIVSCSGFPVTVLRSFFAVDDQRVVLCSEGTPHNFSVHVVDMVNQTVEQTLSLGKDNLAIGLVRPWTYMEVGLDGNIYFRAHSLNLEIWDIDVPDDVWTYQIKYDVSTQVYSLSPMFLPPHEEGGFIGPVLVDQEENKYIFFRHGTVGNFKSEVYKIDLEGNILWHLTNQPLPDRIATMNLIDEDYIAISNMYDLIVLSIPVANAGTDQTITDTDNNGSENVMLDGSASTDRDGTIVSYIWTRDGIEIATGISPQVTLPVGIHPITLTVTDDDGLTNTDTVVITVEENPQ; from the coding sequence ATGATGGCACCACGATTGAGTGTTTTCTACGTTCTAGTGATATTGGTGGCATCCCAGTTTGGGACAACCGAGGTCTTGTCGCAGAGTGATTTGCCAACAGGTCCCGATTGGAATGTTCCAGAAACATTTCTTTGTCCATCTGGAAATGACTGTTCACAGTATACATGGGTGGATCAGGATCTCACACTTTATGTCATTTCGATGAAAAATAATAGATTGGCTGTTGTTCCACCAGATGGGTCCGGGGCACGCACATATGATGTTTCTGATCAATTGCAGCCTTATCCTCAAGGCTTACAAGGTGGGATTGCTCCATTGGAGGATCGAATTTTGCTATATCGCCTCAATCCGTTTGGACAAGGTATCGACATTCTCCAGCTTGATCGTAATACCGGGTTGCTTACTGAACTCGTCCTTGATGATATCATGCCGATTGTTTCATGTTCAGGGTTTCCTGTCACAGTTCTAAGATCGTTCTTTGCGGTTGATGATCAACGCGTTGTACTTTGTTCTGAAGGAACTCCCCATAATTTCAGTGTTCATGTTGTTGATATGGTGAACCAGACTGTCGAGCAAACATTAAGTCTAGGTAAAGACAATCTTGCGATTGGCCTCGTACGCCCCTGGACCTATATGGAGGTTGGTTTGGACGGCAACATCTACTTCAGGGCTCATTCACTTAATCTGGAAATATGGGATATTGATGTGCCTGATGATGTTTGGACTTATCAAATCAAATATGACGTCAGCACACAGGTATATTCATTATCGCCTATGTTTCTGCCACCGCATGAAGAAGGGGGATTCATTGGACCGGTACTTGTTGACCAGGAAGAAAACAAATACATCTTCTTCCGACACGGAACTGTTGGGAATTTCAAAAGCGAAGTTTATAAAATTGATCTAGAGGGGAATATCCTTTGGCATTTGACTAATCAACCGTTGCCTGACCGCATAGCTACAATGAATTTAATCGATGAAGACTACATAGCAATATCGAATATGTATGACCTTATCGTGCTTTCAATTCCAGTTGCAAACGCAGGCACGGACCAAACCATCACCGATACGGACAACAACGGTAGCGAGAATGTGATGCTCGACGGCTCAGCTAGCACGGATAGGGATGGTACGATTGTCAGCTATATTTGGACACGCGATGGAATAGAGATTGCCACCGGTATCTCGCCACAAGTAACGCTTCCCGTTGGAATCCACCCTATCACACTGACTGTAACAGACGATGATGGTCTGACCAACACCGATACGGTTGTTATTACTGTAGAAGAGAACCCGCAATAG
- a CDS encoding WD40 repeat domain-containing protein has translation MQKARIVTWTIILSFTLSLMPFYTNLTLAQESTDTIYSIDISPDGTKYAVSQGDSECIAETSTNRISIIDSDSLYDVIELSGLICPSTAVWSHDGTRIVSTSADGYVRIWDVSSGTEIATGLSLSESGTGNLSWRSDDSQIAGITWGNYFYAVYDALDGTRSEVGVEQPLTSLQWHPTNPDIIASGDANGNVQIRRPDSSVLSDFHVTTKPILLLNWSPDGTKILFVSGDSVDANQEIIVIDVSTGTIQNRIDIPDQQYGLVYDMSWSNDSNIFSSIGTKGYVSVWDAETGNLIDEIVDGAQYFKAIVVRNIGINQYEIVFGGARFDMSDAVIETQIVSTIEILPLLISSQCSPRPQTERVWQVSNTNDMAIDFTWEVVQTSETGTGSVPAGTTENPGVVTFETQTVSGSPGTVRIFVNGNQ, from the coding sequence ATGCAAAAAGCTCGGATTGTAACATGGACTATTATTCTATCTTTCACACTGTCATTGATGCCTTTTTATACAAATTTGACTTTGGCACAAGAATCTACAGATACCATCTACAGCATTGATATAAGCCCTGATGGTACAAAATATGCTGTTAGCCAAGGTGATTCCGAATGTATAGCTGAGACCTCAACGAACAGAATTAGCATCATCGACAGTGATTCTCTATATGATGTTATTGAACTTTCAGGACTGATCTGCCCTTCCACAGCAGTTTGGAGTCATGATGGTACTAGAATTGTGAGTACTAGTGCCGACGGTTATGTGCGAATCTGGGATGTTAGCTCAGGAACTGAGATAGCAACAGGGCTTTCTCTCTCAGAAAGTGGCACAGGAAATCTTTCATGGCGCTCAGATGATAGTCAAATTGCAGGGATAACGTGGGGTAACTATTTTTATGCAGTTTATGATGCCTTAGATGGAACAAGGAGCGAAGTAGGAGTCGAACAACCACTGACTTCTTTGCAGTGGCATCCTACTAATCCTGACATTATTGCTAGTGGCGATGCAAATGGTAACGTCCAAATTAGAAGGCCAGATAGTTCTGTATTGTCCGATTTTCATGTGACTACGAAACCCATATTACTCCTTAACTGGAGTCCAGACGGTACAAAGATACTCTTTGTAAGTGGTGATTCAGTTGATGCGAATCAAGAAATAATTGTAATAGACGTATCAACAGGCACAATCCAAAATCGCATTGATATTCCCGATCAACAATACGGATTAGTATATGATATGTCCTGGAGCAATGACTCCAATATATTTTCGAGCATTGGTACCAAGGGTTATGTGAGTGTATGGGATGCTGAAACGGGTAACCTGATTGATGAGATTGTTGATGGAGCACAATATTTCAAGGCAATAGTAGTAAGGAATATTGGAATTAACCAATATGAGATTGTCTTTGGTGGTGCCAGATTTGACATGAGCGACGCAGTTATAGAAACACAAATAGTATCTACTATTGAAATCTTGCCACTGCTTATATCATCTCAGTGTTCACCAAGACCTCAAACAGAACGAGTCTGGCAAGTCAGCAACACGAACGATATGGCCATCGACTTCACCTGGGAAGTGGTCCAAACGAGCGAAACAGGCACGGGGTCGGTCCCGGCTGGCACGACCGAAAATCCGGGCGTTGTCACCTTCGAGACGCAGACGGTTTCAGGCTCACCTGGCACAGTTCGCATCTTCGTCAACGGTAATCAGTAA
- a CDS encoding eIF2A-related protein, which translates to MIKDILSIIIVVIMCKIISINNIAEAQLDTVPIIKDITYSPDGSFIAIVSAPSFCGIDENNYRITVVEAQSLYPVAIFTGYHCPILDAAWNPNGEKLVGGGSEGISIVWDVNTANQVSISNHVAPGRSDHAWNPEGTLYIGRTGGNAYIFNANTGEIVYTLTGNTSISAIDWGTNNVIAYGDIYGQIRLLNYSTQQEISVVQHHANHIGLVKWNRQATKYASADRDNQVIIWDANGEVIQSFSFETYVTELVWNPDGTQIIIGKIDEGAEIWDVTTGQKLVDVIINQPITALDWSPDGNQIAYAVFPVLENLIEVVEVSTLFPTRPIADAGADITILANPSGTANVLLDASGSTDSDGTILSYQWFESSNLMGTSISQMVTLPIGTHTIQLEVTDDSSQTDTDTIIVTVEEL; encoded by the coding sequence GTGATCAAAGATATCCTATCTATAATCATAGTAGTTATAATGTGCAAAATAATTTCAATTAATAATATCGCTGAGGCGCAGCTTGATACTGTGCCAATAATAAAGGATATCACTTATAGTCCTGATGGATCATTTATAGCTATTGTAAGTGCTCCTTCTTTCTGTGGAATCGATGAAAATAACTACCGCATAACTGTGGTCGAGGCACAATCGCTATATCCTGTAGCTATATTTACCGGATATCATTGCCCAATATTGGATGCAGCTTGGAATCCAAATGGTGAAAAACTTGTTGGGGGTGGAAGTGAAGGCATATCAATCGTATGGGATGTGAATACTGCGAACCAAGTTAGTATCTCGAATCACGTTGCGCCGGGGAGAAGCGATCATGCTTGGAACCCAGAAGGTACATTGTACATTGGCAGAACAGGCGGCAATGCATACATATTCAATGCAAACACAGGAGAAATAGTTTATACGCTTACTGGTAATACAAGCATCTCTGCCATTGATTGGGGAACTAATAATGTAATTGCATATGGCGATATTTATGGACAGATTCGCCTATTGAATTACTCTACCCAACAAGAAATTAGCGTTGTACAACATCATGCTAATCATATTGGGCTTGTTAAGTGGAATCGACAAGCGACAAAGTATGCTAGTGCTGACAGGGATAATCAAGTCATTATCTGGGATGCAAATGGAGAAGTGATTCAGTCCTTTAGTTTTGAAACATACGTAACAGAACTTGTTTGGAACCCTGACGGAACCCAAATAATCATTGGTAAAATAGATGAGGGTGCAGAAATTTGGGATGTTACGACGGGCCAAAAGTTAGTAGATGTAATCATAAACCAACCTATAACTGCTCTCGATTGGAGTCCTGATGGAAATCAAATTGCTTATGCTGTTTTTCCGGTCCTGGAGAATTTAATCGAGGTTGTTGAAGTCAGTACACTCTTTCCCACACGTCCCATAGCGGATGCAGGTGCGGATATTACCATTTTGGCCAACCCTAGTGGCACAGCCAATGTTCTGTTAGATGCCTCTGGCAGTACGGACTCGGATGGCACGATTCTTAGCTATCAGTGGTTTGAAAGCAGCAATCTTATGGGTACAAG
- a CDS encoding WD40 repeat domain-containing protein, with protein MKYVAQILIFVLISIGAQAQYENTYVVSPRLSLSDDGSVIAISGRRIEDVSARHGFRYPIDFYNAQTGEIIDSYMGSEDDIIGLSLNADGSSITYNDNNGQLALVNLTTIDQPLVLVVGGNVEIRYPVWNPTGDEIAIAMGAGLRFYDTGQPTTVRDEYNSGILGFAWSNDGTTITYTKHVESEPDGILSIVAIDEQFQVGIVNEIPIVSSPVVALNSVGNMAVTISQEGIIVTDLNDETQRILSDNGLQLGITSLDWSPDGNRIAAGANELIVVWDVETGDILETMQVDSIAYDVTWSPDGQHLYYSGEPAGIYRDGLPLQESIANSNPD; from the coding sequence ATGAAATATGTGGCACAAATTCTTATTTTTGTCCTTATTAGTATAGGTGCACAGGCACAATACGAGAATACCTACGTCGTTTCTCCTCGCCTTTCTCTTAGTGATGATGGATCGGTTATTGCTATCTCAGGCCGGAGAATTGAGGATGTTTCAGCACGACATGGATTCCGCTATCCTATTGACTTCTATAATGCTCAAACTGGAGAAATCATTGACTCCTATATGGGCAGCGAAGACGATATTATTGGCCTATCACTCAATGCAGATGGTAGCTCTATAACTTATAACGACAATAATGGACAACTTGCCCTAGTAAATTTGACGACAATAGATCAACCACTTGTACTTGTGGTAGGAGGTAATGTCGAGATCAGATACCCTGTTTGGAATCCTACGGGTGATGAAATAGCGATAGCCATGGGCGCTGGGTTGCGATTTTACGATACAGGACAACCAACCACTGTTAGAGATGAATATAACAGCGGGATATTGGGCTTTGCCTGGAGTAATGATGGAACGACTATTACATACACCAAACATGTCGAAAGTGAACCCGATGGCATTTTGTCCATTGTAGCTATAGATGAACAGTTCCAGGTTGGCATAGTTAATGAAATTCCAATTGTTTCAAGTCCAGTGGTGGCGCTTAATTCTGTGGGCAATATGGCAGTCACAATCTCTCAGGAGGGTATTATTGTCACTGACCTTAATGATGAAACACAACGTATATTATCGGACAATGGGTTGCAGTTGGGTATCACATCTCTTGATTGGAGTCCTGATGGAAATCGTATTGCGGCTGGGGCTAACGAATTGATAGTCGTTTGGGATGTTGAAACGGGAGATATATTAGAGACCATGCAGGTTGATAGTATTGCATACGATGTGACTTGGTCTCCTGATGGGCAACATCTGTACTATAGTGGCGAGCCAGCAGGTATTTACCGAGATGGACTACCGTTACAGGAATCAATAGCTAATTCAAACCCAGATTAA
- a CDS encoding WD40 repeat domain-containing protein, which yields MSILDNKLNPYENFGYLMIVICVLIAFHAIASAQQHRQVTVADIAKSGDDQILALQYDGLPGIVDFVDTNMGNLIDSIDFSPSTPLMIRLDTSGDRLLWSDSESTINVFNRLTRENTQIAPGGQFLLEDIDWSPTNQIASAFSSFIMIYDALDGSVIDSTTSVSGYITNLAWSPNGQFIASSHRAQDIFNPTNELVSTEVYEILGEDIGEDAIEILDDIGGYALAWSSDSSRIAGLKRSGFFVYNIETNSYEANINIDEELLGAIAWSPDDSRLAIGGSVIRVWDTNSWQLDREISVNGGVSTLQWTPDGQHISNNGGPDGLYIDNTPISLWQPTGPLSRVSLCSLMPYTKRV from the coding sequence ATGTCTATTTTGGATAATAAGCTAAATCCCTATGAAAACTTCGGATATTTGATGATTGTAATCTGTGTACTCATAGCTTTTCATGCAATCGCTTCAGCACAACAGCATCGCCAAGTTACTGTTGCGGACATAGCTAAAAGCGGTGACGATCAGATCCTGGCTCTACAGTATGATGGGTTACCAGGAATAGTTGACTTTGTGGACACAAATATGGGTAACCTAATAGATTCAATAGATTTTTCACCCTCAACACCTTTGATGATTAGATTGGATACAAGTGGGGATCGGCTTTTATGGTCTGACAGTGAAAGCACTATAAATGTATTCAATCGTTTGACCAGAGAAAATACACAGATCGCACCAGGAGGACAATTTCTTCTCGAAGATATTGACTGGAGTCCGACCAATCAGATTGCGTCTGCCTTTTCATCATTCATCATGATATATGATGCCTTGGATGGTTCTGTCATTGATTCAACAACTTCAGTATCTGGATATATCACTAATCTAGCATGGAGCCCTAATGGGCAATTTATAGCGTCAAGTCATCGAGCGCAGGATATATTTAACCCAACAAATGAACTAGTCTCAACAGAAGTTTATGAGATCTTGGGTGAAGACATAGGTGAAGATGCGATAGAAATACTCGATGACATAGGTGGTTATGCACTAGCCTGGAGCTCAGATAGCTCACGGATTGCCGGATTAAAGCGTAGTGGTTTTTTTGTCTATAACATAGAAACAAATTCGTACGAAGCCAACATAAATATTGATGAAGAACTGCTAGGTGCGATAGCTTGGAGCCCAGATGACAGCCGATTAGCTATAGGTGGTAGTGTAATTCGCGTATGGGATACAAATAGTTGGCAACTAGATAGAGAAATATCTGTAAATGGAGGAGTTAGCACTTTACAATGGACACCAGACGGGCAACACATTTCCAACAACGGTGGACCAGATGGATTATATATTGATAATACTCCTATCAGTCTGTGGCAACCAACCGGACCTCTTAGTAGAGTATCATTGTGCTCGCTAATGCCATATACAAAACGAGTCTAG
- a CDS encoding WD40 repeat domain-containing protein yields MTSSTKFGIASRCVIAITLLSICFSTTLQSVHSQVSNTLPMFVEWSPDGSMIAVGGKDSYCNVESGNFNSDALRILDVDTRQLLYSIPDITCDILAMAWSPDSTQIIFGASGNDGVRIWDVVNQIYHPDFFYPGTVQNISWQPSGSLVVVGDGKGDISIVDTVTGSITQQFPGAGTSTYSAWNPEGSLLALTVFPYDLVILDIASFTELARMEVEQGTVSYLDWSKSGDVISAYSKQLEIINGSSFAPIISIMPENILPDFALSPNGVQIAGVGPLDGIHIWDTHTGELITTTDQEGIYGLDWSPDGSQLAYVPSPDLQEIISFLDINP; encoded by the coding sequence ATGACAAGTTCTACAAAGTTTGGAATAGCATCAAGATGTGTGATAGCTATTACCCTGCTGAGCATATGCTTTTCAACTACATTGCAATCTGTCCATAGTCAAGTATCCAATACTTTACCTATGTTTGTTGAATGGAGCCCAGATGGTAGTATGATTGCTGTTGGTGGAAAGGACTCGTATTGTAATGTAGAGTCAGGGAATTTCAACTCAGATGCACTTCGCATTCTTGATGTGGACACAAGACAACTTTTGTACAGTATTCCTGATATAACATGTGATATCTTGGCCATGGCTTGGAGTCCCGATAGCACGCAAATTATTTTTGGAGCAAGTGGAAATGATGGCGTACGTATTTGGGATGTCGTGAACCAAATATATCATCCTGACTTTTTTTATCCCGGTACTGTGCAGAATATCAGTTGGCAACCTAGCGGGTCTTTGGTAGTGGTTGGAGATGGGAAGGGGGATATTTCAATAGTTGATACGGTCACAGGATCTATTACTCAACAATTCCCGGGCGCAGGCACGTCAACTTATTCTGCTTGGAATCCAGAAGGCTCTTTGTTAGCTTTGACAGTATTCCCATATGATCTTGTGATCTTAGATATAGCATCATTTACTGAGCTTGCTCGCATGGAAGTAGAACAAGGAACTGTTTCATACTTAGATTGGAGCAAAAGTGGAGATGTAATCTCAGCTTATAGCAAACAGCTAGAAATCATAAATGGAAGTTCGTTTGCACCGATCATATCAATAATGCCAGAAAACATTTTACCTGACTTCGCTTTGAGTCCTAATGGCGTTCAAATCGCAGGCGTCGGTCCTCTTGACGGTATCCATATCTGGGATACTCATACCGGCGAGTTAATTACAACGACTGACCAGGAAGGTATATACGGACTAGACTGGAGTCCAGATGGCTCTCAACTAGCATATGTACCGTCACCAGATCTTCAAGAAATTATTAGCTTTCTAGACATCAACCCCTGA
- a CDS encoding PKD domain-containing protein: MRNIILTVAYIVLNICLLSTPSKAQQGTTSKVDDIAYSTDGKRIAIADAPSICGLDQSEYRVIVVDAQTLSPVTTLLGHSCAISDLAWSPDGTVIVSGGTEGIAIVWDVSTGIQVSSSELVDYGIGDLTWNPDSTLYIGITGGNAYVFDSTSGQIIDTHTGNTSISAISWGSNNVVAYGDIYGQIRLWNYLTSQEIITIPQHNSHVRLIEWNRQSTQFASVDRDEVVNIWDSTGNFIRSFQLDTYVTDLVWNPDGSQIIIGKINDGAEIRDVATGQKLVDVVADQPLTAIAWSPDGNQIVYGFRPSQDDLIEVVEVSTLFPTRPIADAGADITILANPNGTANVILDGSDSTDSDGAIVSYEWSESSKLLGTGISQTVTLPIGTHTIHLEVTDDSSQTDMDTIIVTVEEL, translated from the coding sequence ATGAGAAACATAATTTTGACCGTAGCATATATAGTTTTGAACATATGCTTGTTATCTACACCTTCTAAGGCTCAACAGGGCACAACTTCCAAGGTGGACGATATTGCATATAGCACCGACGGTAAGCGAATTGCCATTGCTGATGCACCATCAATCTGTGGCTTAGACCAAAGCGAGTACAGAGTAATCGTGGTTGATGCTCAAACACTTTCGCCTGTAACCACCCTTTTGGGACATAGTTGTGCAATATCTGATCTCGCGTGGAGTCCAGATGGAACTGTTATTGTATCTGGAGGAACCGAAGGTATAGCTATTGTGTGGGATGTAAGTACAGGGATTCAAGTTAGTAGTTCTGAGCTGGTTGACTACGGTATAGGAGACTTAACTTGGAATCCAGACAGTACATTATATATCGGTATAACAGGGGGGAATGCGTATGTATTCGATTCGACTAGTGGACAAATAATCGATACTCATACTGGAAATACCAGTATATCTGCTATCAGCTGGGGATCGAATAATGTCGTTGCTTACGGGGATATATATGGTCAGATTCGGTTGTGGAACTATCTCACCAGTCAAGAAATAATCACAATACCACAACATAATAGTCACGTAAGACTTATTGAATGGAATCGCCAGTCTACTCAGTTTGCCAGTGTTGATAGAGATGAGGTCGTCAACATTTGGGACTCAACAGGGAATTTCATTCGCTCGTTTCAATTAGATACATATGTAACAGACCTTGTTTGGAACCCTGATGGGAGTCAAATCATCATTGGCAAAATTAATGATGGTGCTGAGATTCGGGATGTTGCCACTGGTCAGAAATTGGTAGATGTCGTTGCAGATCAACCTCTAACGGCTATTGCATGGAGCCCTGATGGAAACCAAATTGTCTATGGTTTTCGCCCCTCACAAGATGACTTAATCGAGGTTGTTGAAGTAAGTACACTCTTTCCTACACGTCCAATAGCCGATGCAGGTGCGGATATTACCATTTTGGCTAACCCTAATGGTACAGCCAATGTTATATTAGATGGTTCTGACAGTACTGATTCTGATGGCGCAATTGTTAGCTACGAGTGGTCTGAAAGCAGCAAACTTCTTGGTACAGGCATCAGTCAAACGGTAACGTTACCTATAGGTACACATACAATTCACCTAGAAGTAACGGATGATAGTTCGCAAACGGATATGGATACAATTATCGTCACTGTTGAGGAACTATAG